The sequence below is a genomic window from Candidatus Baltobacteraceae bacterium.
CGGCTGAGCATGCTCTTGATGACAAGGGCCGTCTCATCGTACCCGCGCGGTATCGCGAGCGCCTCGGGACCGGGTTCATTTTGACGATCGCTCAGCCCGATCCGTGCCTGGCCCTCTACCCGGCGGCCACCTGGGCGGAATTCTGCGACCGGCTCGAGAGCGCTCCCCGTAAGGACGAGCGCTACCGGCGTTTGGTCCGCCACCTCTTCGCAAACACCGAGGAAGTCGCGTGCGACTCCCAGGGTCGCTTGCTTATCCCAACCGCGCTGCGCTCGTACGCGAAGATC
It includes:
- the mraZ gene encoding division/cell wall cluster transcriptional repressor MraZ yields the protein MHADLPRFTGSAEHALDDKGRLIVPARYRERLGTGFILTIAQPDPCLALYPAATWAEFCDRLESAPRKDERYRRLVRHLFANTEEVACDSQGRLLIPTALRSYAKIERDVISIGSLTRVEVWAKERYAEHAVPGDEVAEFMADLGLY